From Patescibacteria group bacterium, a single genomic window includes:
- the rpsO gene encoding 30S ribosomal protein S15 yields the protein MLTKEQKDGIITKYATKKGDTGSPQVQIALLSHEIIDLSEHLKAHKKDFSSRRGLLKKIGQRRRLMRYLKKENKSGYEKLTTALKLKDNI from the coding sequence ATGCTTACTAAAGAGCAAAAAGACGGCATAATCACAAAATATGCCACTAAAAAAGGTGATACCGGGTCTCCGCAAGTGCAGATTGCCTTGTTATCACACGAAATCATCGATTTAAGTGAACATCTTAAAGCGCATAAGAAAGATTTTTCCTCGCGCCGTGGTTTGTTGAAGAAAATTGGTCAACGCCGTCGTTTGATGCGTTATTTAAAGAAAGAAAACAAGTCGGGGTACGAAAAACTAACTACCGCCTTGAAACTCAAAGATAACATTTAA
- a CDS encoding polyribonucleotide nucleotidyltransferase has translation MDIKTYNITWGDRPLTIEFNRFAAQANGACTVRYGDTVVLVTAVMSDNKRDVSYFPLMVEYRESLSAAGKISGSRFIKREGRPSEESVLSGRIIDRSIRPLFNDAFRNDIQVMVTVLAYDPASDPDVAGLIGAAASLMVSNIQWHGPLAGCVVAAKDGQFILNPNQEALNNSDLNVFVAGRDMSVVMLEADGRQADEAITQSAIAFGLEQIQPVIKLLQQIQTELGKPKITLPEVVFTPEQTTQKTEAEKIAQEHFTNIVATLFGQGNKRERHQRMDKALAELKAKFSPEETEKIGYATKAFDHLFATEMIRRIFAEGKRVDDRGLDEIRPISVGVGLLPRVHGSGVFQRGDTQVLSITTLSSPGNEQLLDTMRRNEKHRYFHHYNFPPFSVGEAGPMRGPGRREIGHGALAEKALLAVLPSKESFPYTMRVISEVLSSNGSSSQGSICGSSLALMDAGVPITAAVAGIAIGVAFQGEGKDNYKIITDIQDVEDYDRSMDFKVAGTEQGITAIQLDIKFDGLSMKMVEEVLVRAKAARLQLLEQMKQIIAEPRKELSPYAPRIETIKIQKDQIGELIGPGGKVINGIIEKTGVQIDIEEDGTVFITAVDQAAMEQAKLLVTAITKRIEVGEIYLGTVVKIVADRNSGKEIGAIVQLTPNQDGMVHISQIDNTRVEKVSDILKEGDKVRVKVVEINREKGRISLSRKALL, from the coding sequence ATGGATATCAAGACATATAATATAACCTGGGGTGATCGACCATTAACTATTGAATTCAACCGGTTTGCCGCTCAGGCCAACGGGGCTTGTACAGTGCGTTATGGCGATACCGTAGTTTTAGTCACTGCCGTCATGTCGGATAATAAACGCGATGTTAGTTATTTCCCACTCATGGTGGAGTATCGGGAGAGCCTGTCCGCGGCCGGTAAGATTTCCGGATCGCGTTTTATTAAACGTGAGGGTCGTCCATCTGAAGAGTCAGTGCTGTCCGGTCGTATCATCGATCGTTCCATTCGACCATTATTTAACGATGCTTTCCGTAATGACATTCAGGTCATGGTGACCGTATTAGCGTATGATCCCGCCTCTGATCCTGATGTGGCTGGTTTAATCGGTGCCGCCGCCTCTTTAATGGTGTCAAATATTCAATGGCATGGCCCATTAGCCGGTTGCGTGGTAGCCGCCAAAGACGGTCAATTTATATTAAATCCCAATCAAGAAGCGTTAAATAACTCAGATTTGAATGTCTTTGTGGCTGGTCGAGATATGTCTGTAGTGATGTTAGAAGCTGATGGTCGACAAGCAGACGAAGCTATTACACAATCCGCCATTGCCTTTGGTTTAGAACAAATTCAACCGGTAATTAAACTCTTACAACAGATTCAAACCGAGTTAGGCAAACCCAAAATTACTTTACCAGAAGTTGTATTCACTCCTGAACAAACAACTCAAAAAACTGAGGCCGAGAAGATAGCCCAAGAGCATTTCACTAATATCGTGGCAACTTTGTTTGGTCAGGGCAATAAACGTGAAAGACATCAGCGCATGGATAAAGCTCTAGCTGAATTGAAAGCTAAGTTTAGTCCAGAAGAGACAGAAAAAATTGGTTATGCCACAAAAGCGTTTGACCATCTGTTTGCTACCGAAATGATTCGGCGTATCTTTGCTGAAGGTAAACGGGTAGATGATCGTGGTTTAGATGAGATTCGACCCATTTCAGTTGGAGTGGGTTTACTACCACGTGTTCATGGTTCAGGTGTGTTTCAACGGGGTGACACCCAGGTGTTGTCTATTACCACATTAAGTTCACCGGGTAATGAGCAATTATTAGATACCATGCGCCGTAATGAAAAACATCGCTATTTTCACCATTACAATTTCCCGCCATTTTCAGTTGGAGAAGCCGGGCCAATGCGTGGGCCAGGTCGCCGTGAAATTGGTCATGGAGCTTTAGCCGAGAAGGCATTATTGGCGGTTTTACCCAGTAAAGAGAGCTTTCCTTACACTATGCGGGTTATTTCTGAAGTGTTATCTTCCAATGGTTCATCGTCTCAAGGTTCTATCTGTGGTTCATCTTTAGCTTTAATGGATGCTGGTGTTCCAATTACCGCTGCGGTTGCTGGTATTGCTATCGGTGTAGCCTTTCAGGGTGAAGGTAAAGACAATTACAAAATCATCACCGATATCCAAGATGTTGAAGATTACGATCGCTCCATGGATTTCAAAGTTGCCGGAACCGAACAAGGTATTACCGCTATTCAGTTAGATATCAAGTTTGATGGTTTAAGCATGAAGATGGTGGAAGAAGTGTTGGTGCGAGCCAAAGCCGCTCGTTTACAATTACTTGAACAAATGAAACAAATCATTGCAGAGCCACGTAAAGAATTATCACCATACGCACCAAGAATCGAAACCATTAAGATTCAAAAAGATCAAATTGGTGAATTAATTGGTCCGGGTGGTAAAGTTATTAATGGAATTATTGAAAAAACTGGTGTGCAAATCGATATTGAAGAGGATGGTACCGTCTTTATAACCGCTGTCGATCAAGCTGCCATGGAGCAAGCTAAGTTGCTCGTTACAGCTATTACCAAACGGATTGAAGTTGGTGAAATTTACTTGGGAACAGTCGTAAAAATAGTGGCTGATCGCAATTCTGGTAAGGAAATTGGGGCGATTGTACAATTAACACCAAATCAAGATGGTATGGTGCATATTTCTCAAATTGATAATACTCGCGTGGAAAAAGTGAGCGATATTCTCAAAGAAGGCGATAAAGTGCGCGTTAAAGTGGTTGAAATAAACAGAGAAAAAGGACGCATTAGTTTATCCCGTAAAGCCTTATTGTAA
- a CDS encoding cellulase family glycosylhydrolase, giving the protein MSHTKYLLGIMVAGIMIPTVLFAKTGIVSDQAFGVNIHLRQRHNESDWNDVLTAAADTGATWGREQFNWDVIEPSDDDYNFTSYDRVVTAYQTHDIKMLGLLTYSSSWASANPGAIDYEMYPPNLTAWSDYVKTVTAHYAGSVTYWEIWNEPNYAGFWKGNEADYIDLVDAAITAIHEGNPDAKIVLGGLSGSDYTFLNTVLDGLNDPTAVAAVAVHPYRMSGSNFNYSPEQQASGLNTLPTDLYNIKAVMNRYGLSKTPLWLTEVGWTTGNDGVNKQTQAEYLTRLYTMALAIPDVQKVFWYTLADTSSDESINDAQFGLYEDDWSPKQAVSAYQFVSQQLTGKWLKSQTLPQAQMVDNFSTGLGWEFSGTVCTTGSLNDHLNGYMSVRYTFTADTNCYAPISLHKTLPTDTRVLQFKAKGDNNSTLLRMRVVDSKGETFQYNLGYLPKEWLYYNVQLEQPTSWWNGNHDGKLDQPLRFDSFVLDDTDGLQETGTVQFDDLVSSKYSQVYQYQWHQGKKDIYAYWSAAQEKTVRILLAGVGKVTAHVWKQTDKNYLSGDGNFSLQARHSVTFLQTK; this is encoded by the coding sequence ATGTCACACACAAAATATCTATTGGGAATCATGGTCGCTGGTATCATGATACCAACGGTGCTTTTTGCCAAAACCGGTATTGTTTCCGATCAAGCCTTTGGTGTGAACATACATTTACGGCAGAGACATAATGAAAGTGACTGGAATGATGTTCTAACGGCCGCCGCTGATACTGGTGCTACGTGGGGGCGAGAGCAGTTTAACTGGGATGTGATCGAACCAAGTGATGACGATTATAACTTCACATCTTATGATCGCGTAGTAACTGCCTATCAAACTCATGATATTAAAATGTTAGGCTTGTTAACTTATAGTAGCTCCTGGGCATCGGCTAATCCGGGTGCAATCGATTATGAAATGTATCCACCAAATTTGACGGCGTGGAGTGATTACGTAAAAACTGTGACCGCTCATTATGCTGGCAGTGTAACGTATTGGGAAATATGGAATGAACCTAACTACGCTGGTTTTTGGAAGGGCAATGAAGCCGACTATATCGATTTGGTTGATGCTGCTATAACGGCCATTCATGAAGGTAATCCAGATGCCAAAATTGTGCTCGGTGGTTTATCTGGGTCAGATTATACTTTTCTCAACACTGTATTAGATGGGTTAAATGATCCAACTGCTGTAGCGGCTGTCGCGGTTCACCCGTATCGCATGTCGGGGAGTAATTTTAATTACAGTCCGGAGCAACAAGCCAGTGGTTTAAATACATTACCCACTGATCTCTATAACATCAAAGCGGTCATGAATCGTTATGGTTTAAGTAAAACACCATTATGGTTAACCGAAGTTGGTTGGACTACCGGTAATGATGGAGTTAATAAACAGACACAGGCTGAGTATCTGACCCGTCTCTACACCATGGCCTTAGCCATACCAGATGTGCAGAAAGTGTTTTGGTATACACTGGCCGATACTTCATCGGATGAATCAATCAATGATGCTCAGTTTGGATTATATGAGGATGACTGGTCTCCAAAACAAGCGGTTAGTGCTTATCAATTTGTTAGTCAACAACTAACCGGTAAATGGTTGAAAAGTCAGACATTGCCTCAAGCGCAAATGGTCGATAATTTCTCAACCGGGTTAGGGTGGGAATTTTCTGGCACAGTGTGTACCACCGGTAGTCTTAATGACCATCTTAATGGATATATGTCTGTGCGGTATACGTTTACGGCTGACACCAATTGTTATGCACCAATTTCTCTACATAAAACTTTACCCACCGATACACGCGTTCTCCAATTCAAAGCCAAGGGTGATAATAATTCAACTCTACTGCGGATGCGGGTGGTAGATAGTAAAGGTGAAACGTTTCAGTATAATTTGGGTTATTTACCAAAAGAGTGGTTGTACTATAACGTGCAGTTAGAACAACCAACTAGTTGGTGGAATGGTAATCATGATGGCAAGTTAGATCAACCCTTACGGTTTGATTCATTTGTGTTAGATGATACTGATGGCTTACAAGAAACCGGCACGGTGCAATTTGATGATTTGGTTTCATCTAAATATTCTCAGGTCTATCAATACCAGTGGCATCAAGGCAAAAAAGATATATATGCTTATTGGAGTGCGGCGCAGGAAAAAACCGTGCGGATATTATTAGCTGGGGTGGGTAAAGTTACGGCTCATGTTTGGAAGCAGACAGACAAAAATTATTTATCCGGTGATGGGAATTTCAGTTTACAAGCTCGTCACAGTGTCACGTTTTTGCAGACGAAATAG
- the xerA gene encoding site-specific tyrosine recombinase/integron integrase, which produces MSDNQVNKLITDFLEYLEIEKNRSQATIKNYDFYLRRFVALTKVTSPANITNDLVRSYRLQLNRLPNKEPDQVLKKKTQNYHMIALRAFLKYLAKRDIKTLVAEKIELAKQEDRQVEWLEGSELDELLEAPMRPMTVVETRHGVSLQQSLVKLRDKAILELLFSTGLRVSELAKLKIADVNLKRDEFSVRGKGSKIRVVFLSNQAKYWLQQYLTKRRDVSPYMFVAHDRAKSGREEHDAAPLTSRSIERLVEKYAKLAGIMKKITPHTLRHSFATDLLRNGADIRSVQSMLGHASITTTQIYTHITDQRLKEIYQKFHKPA; this is translated from the coding sequence ATGTCAGACAACCAGGTGAATAAATTGATCACAGATTTTCTAGAATACCTAGAAATCGAAAAAAACCGCTCACAAGCTACCATTAAGAATTATGATTTTTATTTACGCCGGTTTGTCGCCCTCACTAAAGTAACTTCTCCGGCTAACATTACCAATGATCTAGTGCGATCATATCGCTTACAACTAAACCGACTACCTAATAAAGAACCTGATCAAGTATTAAAGAAAAAAACCCAAAACTATCACATGATCGCTTTGCGCGCTTTTTTAAAGTATCTGGCTAAACGTGATATTAAAACTTTAGTGGCCGAAAAGATTGAGCTAGCCAAACAAGAAGATCGCCAAGTGGAATGGCTGGAAGGATCTGAATTGGATGAATTATTGGAAGCACCCATGAGACCAATGACTGTTGTAGAGACACGCCATGGCGTGTCTCTACAACAGTCATTGGTTAAATTACGAGATAAAGCCATTTTGGAGTTGTTGTTTTCGACAGGGCTGCGGGTATCGGAATTGGCGAAACTGAAAATCGCTGATGTGAATTTGAAACGTGATGAATTTTCAGTACGCGGTAAGGGTAGTAAAATTCGTGTGGTGTTTTTGTCTAACCAAGCTAAATATTGGCTCCAACAATACTTAACCAAACGGCGTGATGTGTCACCGTATATGTTCGTGGCGCATGATCGGGCAAAATCCGGCCGCGAAGAACATGACGCCGCACCATTAACCTCACGCTCGATTGAAAGATTGGTAGAAAAATATGCCAAACTAGCCGGCATTATGAAAAAAATTACGCCCCATACGTTGCGCCATAGTTTCGCTACGGATTTATTAAGAAACGGCGCCGATATTCGATCAGTGCAAAGTATGTTGGGTCACGCTTCAATTACCACCACGCAAATATATACACATATTACTGACCAGAGATTAAAAGAAATCTACCAGAAATTCCACAAACCTGCGTAG
- a CDS encoding NYN domain-containing protein, with protein sequence MISLSAQRVGVFVDVQNMYYSAKALYGAKVDFGKVLELAVVERTLIRAFAYVIKADNKLEQPFFESLQKRGLEIKAKELQVFFGGNKKGDWDVGIAMDIMRMASKLDVVVLVSGDGDFADLLKHVKSLGCRAEVIAFGQSSSSLLRAEAERFVDLSEHADSVLLKKPRRLTK encoded by the coding sequence ATGATTTCATTATCTGCCCAGCGCGTCGGCGTTTTCGTAGACGTGCAAAACATGTATTACTCAGCTAAGGCGCTGTATGGTGCCAAGGTTGATTTTGGAAAAGTCTTAGAATTAGCCGTGGTTGAGCGCACTTTAATTAGAGCCTTTGCTTATGTCATTAAGGCCGACAACAAACTAGAACAGCCTTTTTTTGAATCACTGCAAAAACGGGGTTTAGAAATAAAAGCTAAAGAATTACAGGTATTTTTTGGTGGTAACAAAAAAGGTGATTGGGATGTTGGCATCGCTATGGATATAATGCGTATGGCCAGTAAGTTAGATGTTGTCGTGTTAGTATCAGGCGATGGAGATTTTGCGGATTTATTGAAACATGTGAAATCATTGGGTTGTCGCGCCGAAGTTATCGCTTTTGGCCAATCATCGTCCAGTTTGCTGCGCGCGGAGGCTGAACGCTTTGTCGATTTATCTGAGCATGCTGATAGTGTTTTGCTTAAAAAACCCCGTCGCTTGACGAAGTAG